A genome region from Phaenicophaeus curvirostris isolate KB17595 chromosome 10, BPBGC_Pcur_1.0, whole genome shotgun sequence includes the following:
- the FAM124B gene encoding protein FAM124B isoform X2 gives MCTGGSRTDLEHPFPLLTGTFAMDNRADSPMTLHLLTNSGHSLLLQRTLDRLLEWICPDIQLFLVSERVTPLKYYERYCKRNYGFPGISVLLFLHEDLGEERIFQVHEQFQCPPWHYKCAQIASGQTHPYAPAHQDFYSLDDQMPVWGIRRVHCGPEILRVTLYCSFDNYEDAVKLYEMILQKEVTTQKSNFCVFVLYTTQNVAVQLCLKQLPIGVAAEPKELSALQFKVQEMGQLVPLLPNPCVPISSTRWQTQDYEGNTILLQVQDSSKPCETNVGLSHQHNNAGREKILRESVLAPIPVKRGNPGWRSQEVRATKGKTTSDQSRVCTPAQAGTDLHRHFWSSPSGPAVRSWWDATSLHRQASRKLQASLRETCICLQAAETNVDTGLAVANPASGRCVLNHFSRDLQSSLLQPQAPTGGAGNTVASQDSTQLPFAAAKTSKGAGPRASRFYSKTLWANPTSRAEDEEEEEFFI, from the exons CAGCGAACTCTGGATCGGCTTTTGGAGTGGATCTGCCCAGACATTCAACTTTTCCTGGTATCCGAGCGAGTTACTCCATTGAAATACTATGAGAGATATTGTAAGAGAAACTATGGCTTTCCTGGAATatctgttcttctttttctacatgaggacttgggagaagaacGGATTTTCCAGGTCCATGAGCAATTCCAGTGTCCACCCTGGCACTATAAGTGTGCTCAGATTGCTAGTGGGCAAACCCACCCCTACGCCCCAGCTCACCAGGACTTCTACAGCCTGGATGACCAGATGCCGGTGTGGGGCATCAGGCGGGTACACTGTGGCCCCGAAATCCTGCGTGTCACCCTCTACTGCAGTTTTGATAACTATGAGGATGCTGTGAAACTCTATGAGATGATCCTGCAGAAAGAAGTAACTACACAGAAAAGTAACTTCTGTGTCTTTGTGTTGTACACAACCCAAAATGTTGCCGTGCAGCTCTGCTTGAAGCAGCTGCCCATCGGAGTAGCTGCTGAACCGAAGGAGTTATCAGCCTTGCAGTTCAAGGTGCAAGAAATGGGGCAGCTGGTGCCTCTCCTGCCTAACCCGTGCGTTCCTATCAGTAGCACCAGGTGGCAAACGCAAGACTACGAAGGAAATACAATTCTGCTTCAG GTTCAAGACAGCTCCAAGCCCTGTGAAACAAATGTTGGCCTTTCCCATCAGCATAACAATgcaggcagagaaaaaatccTGCGGGAATCTGTCCTAGCCCCAATCCCTGTAAAGCGGGGTAATCCTGGGTGGAGAAGCCAGGAGGTCAGAGCCACAAAAGGTAAAACCACATCTGACCAAAGCAGAGTCTGTACTCCTGCGCAAGCTGGGACTGACCTCCACAGGCACTTCTGGTCTTCTCCCAGTGGTCCAGCAGTCCGGTCGTGGTGGGATGCCACCTCCCTCCACAGGCAGGCGAGCCGCAAGCTGCAGGCTTCTCTCCGGGAGACGTGCATTtgtctgcaggcagcagagacCAACGTCGACACCGGACTCGCTGTGGCGAACCCTGCGAGTGGCCGCTGCGTGCTGAACCACTTCTCCAGGGACCTGCAGagcagcctcctccagcctcaAGCACCCACAGGTGGGGCTGGCAACACCGTGGCCTCCCAAGACAGCACCCAGTTGCCATTTGCTGCAGCCAAAACAAGTAAAGGAGCAGGGCCGAGAGCTTCAAGATTCTACTCAAAAACACTATGGGCCAACCCCACAAGCCGAGCAGAGgacgaggaagaggaggagttCTTTATATGA
- the FAM124B gene encoding protein FAM124B isoform X1, producing the protein MDNRADSPMTLHLLTNSGHSLLLQRTLDRLLEWICPDIQLFLVSERVTPLKYYERYCKRNYGFPGISVLLFLHEDLGEERIFQVHEQFQCPPWHYKCAQIASGQTHPYAPAHQDFYSLDDQMPVWGIRRVHCGPEILRVTLYCSFDNYEDAVKLYEMILQKEVTTQKSNFCVFVLYTTQNVAVQLCLKQLPIGVAAEPKELSALQFKVQEMGQLVPLLPNPCVPISSTRWQTQDYEGNTILLQVQDSSKPCETNVGLSHQHNNAGREKILRESVLAPIPVKRGNPGWRSQEVRATKGKTTSDQSRVCTPAQAGTDLHRHFWSSPSGPAVRSWWDATSLHRQASRKLQASLRETCICLQAAETNVDTGLAVANPASGRCVLNHFSRDLQSSLLQPQAPTGGAGNTVASQDSTQLPFAAAKTSKGAGPRASRFYSKTLWANPTSRAEDEEEEEFFI; encoded by the exons CAGCGAACTCTGGATCGGCTTTTGGAGTGGATCTGCCCAGACATTCAACTTTTCCTGGTATCCGAGCGAGTTACTCCATTGAAATACTATGAGAGATATTGTAAGAGAAACTATGGCTTTCCTGGAATatctgttcttctttttctacatgaggacttgggagaagaacGGATTTTCCAGGTCCATGAGCAATTCCAGTGTCCACCCTGGCACTATAAGTGTGCTCAGATTGCTAGTGGGCAAACCCACCCCTACGCCCCAGCTCACCAGGACTTCTACAGCCTGGATGACCAGATGCCGGTGTGGGGCATCAGGCGGGTACACTGTGGCCCCGAAATCCTGCGTGTCACCCTCTACTGCAGTTTTGATAACTATGAGGATGCTGTGAAACTCTATGAGATGATCCTGCAGAAAGAAGTAACTACACAGAAAAGTAACTTCTGTGTCTTTGTGTTGTACACAACCCAAAATGTTGCCGTGCAGCTCTGCTTGAAGCAGCTGCCCATCGGAGTAGCTGCTGAACCGAAGGAGTTATCAGCCTTGCAGTTCAAGGTGCAAGAAATGGGGCAGCTGGTGCCTCTCCTGCCTAACCCGTGCGTTCCTATCAGTAGCACCAGGTGGCAAACGCAAGACTACGAAGGAAATACAATTCTGCTTCAG GTTCAAGACAGCTCCAAGCCCTGTGAAACAAATGTTGGCCTTTCCCATCAGCATAACAATgcaggcagagaaaaaatccTGCGGGAATCTGTCCTAGCCCCAATCCCTGTAAAGCGGGGTAATCCTGGGTGGAGAAGCCAGGAGGTCAGAGCCACAAAAGGTAAAACCACATCTGACCAAAGCAGAGTCTGTACTCCTGCGCAAGCTGGGACTGACCTCCACAGGCACTTCTGGTCTTCTCCCAGTGGTCCAGCAGTCCGGTCGTGGTGGGATGCCACCTCCCTCCACAGGCAGGCGAGCCGCAAGCTGCAGGCTTCTCTCCGGGAGACGTGCATTtgtctgcaggcagcagagacCAACGTCGACACCGGACTCGCTGTGGCGAACCCTGCGAGTGGCCGCTGCGTGCTGAACCACTTCTCCAGGGACCTGCAGagcagcctcctccagcctcaAGCACCCACAGGTGGGGCTGGCAACACCGTGGCCTCCCAAGACAGCACCCAGTTGCCATTTGCTGCAGCCAAAACAAGTAAAGGAGCAGGGCCGAGAGCTTCAAGATTCTACTCAAAAACACTATGGGCCAACCCCACAAGCCGAGCAGAGgacgaggaagaggaggagttCTTTATATGA